TCGACATACCGCTATCTACTCCTGTGTGCAGAGATTACAGAAAAAGAGTCTGTTCGGGGAGAACAGACTCTGGACAGATGGGAATTGCTTGATATCACGCGTCCTCTTTGGTCGCGGTGATCGATGCGCGGTTGAGCTTGATCTTAACGCCTTTGTCAATTTCCATGGTAACAACATTCTCCTGGACAGTGACAATACGGCCATGAATACCGCCTGCGGTAACCACCTGATCACCGGCCTTAAGCGCATCCAACAGCTGACGATGCTGCTTGGCACGTTTCTGCTGGGGACGAATCAGCAGCAGATAAAAAATTGCGAACATGATCACCAACATGATGATCCCTTCGTAACCGGACTGTCCCCCGGCAGCAGGTTGTCCTGCCATTGCGTAAGCTTCTGAAACCATTTAGTTCCTCCTTATGAACGATCATTCGTCATTTTCAACAATTTGAAATTCACTTTAT
This region of uncultured Desulfuromonas sp. genomic DNA includes:
- the yajC gene encoding preprotein translocase subunit YajC, whose translation is MVSEAYAMAGQPAAGGQSGYEGIIMLVIMFAIFYLLLIRPQQKRAKQHRQLLDALKAGDQVVTAGGIHGRIVTVQENVVTMEIDKGVKIKLNRASITATKEDA